A part of Bacillus thuringiensis genomic DNA contains:
- the brnQ3 gene encoding branched-chain amino acid transport system II carrier protein BrnQ3, which translates to MNTVSKKHIFFTGLMLFSLFFGAGNLIFPPMLGQNAGENFWPAMIGFLLTGVGLPLLTVIAISLSGNGMQQLASHVHPLFGIFFTVVVYIAIGPSMGIPRVANVAYEMGVSSFLPETIRSSNLALFLYTVIFFAIVFWLSLNPSKLVDRIGNILTPILLLSIFLLFVKSVFTPLGQSGPAMQEYQTSPIFKGFMEGYLTMDTISALAFGIIVVNAIRSKGVKDRKSIAIATAKAGLIAATGLVLVYGALGWLGATSVSLGYAKNGGQLLTVIVQQLFGPYGLLLLSLIVTLACLTTCVGLVSACSQYFSTLLTTLSYKTFASIICALGLLVANLGLTKIIAISVPILLVVYPIAIVLVLLSLLHKYFGGYRSVYIGALIGAAIVSIFDGLKQGGISVSFITPYFEFIPLYTEGIGWLIPALAGALIGLIIAKLSGAKKVPLLTESHEVKAS; encoded by the coding sequence ATGAACACTGTATCAAAAAAACATATTTTTTTCACGGGTCTTATGCTATTTTCTTTATTTTTTGGGGCAGGTAATTTAATTTTCCCTCCCATGCTTGGACAAAATGCAGGTGAAAACTTTTGGCCGGCAATGATTGGATTTTTACTAACAGGAGTCGGTTTACCATTATTAACTGTTATTGCAATTTCTTTATCAGGAAACGGTATGCAACAACTCGCAAGTCATGTCCACCCATTATTCGGAATTTTCTTTACTGTAGTTGTATACATCGCAATCGGTCCTTCTATGGGAATTCCACGCGTTGCAAATGTCGCTTATGAAATGGGTGTTAGTTCTTTCTTACCAGAAACAATTCGCTCTAGTAACCTAGCACTCTTTTTATACACGGTCATCTTCTTCGCTATCGTATTTTGGCTTAGTTTAAATCCATCTAAACTTGTCGATCGCATCGGAAATATATTAACACCTATTTTATTACTCTCTATTTTCTTATTATTTGTTAAAAGTGTATTTACACCACTCGGGCAATCAGGACCCGCAATGCAAGAGTATCAAACTTCTCCAATCTTCAAAGGCTTTATGGAAGGATACTTAACGATGGATACCATTTCTGCGCTTGCATTTGGAATTATCGTTGTAAATGCCATTCGCTCTAAAGGTGTGAAGGATCGTAAATCCATTGCCATCGCAACAGCGAAAGCAGGACTTATTGCCGCTACTGGTCTCGTACTTGTATATGGTGCACTTGGCTGGCTTGGTGCAACTAGTGTCTCTCTCGGATATGCAAAAAATGGCGGACAATTACTTACTGTTATCGTACAGCAATTATTCGGTCCATACGGTTTGCTTCTATTATCTCTAATCGTTACACTCGCTTGTTTAACGACATGTGTTGGACTTGTATCTGCATGTAGTCAATATTTCTCAACATTATTGACTACACTTTCATACAAAACGTTCGCTAGCATCATTTGTGCATTAGGATTATTAGTTGCCAACTTAGGTTTAACAAAAATTATTGCCATCTCTGTTCCAATTTTACTTGTTGTATATCCAATTGCAATTGTACTCGTTCTACTATCGTTACTGCATAAATATTTCGGTGGATATCGCTCTGTTTATATAGGTGCTTTAATTGGAGCAGCAATCGTAAGCATATTTGATGGATTAAAACAAGGTGGTATTTCAGTTTCATTTATCACACCATATTTTGAATTCATCCCTTTATATACGGAAGGAATAGGCTGGTTAATACCAGCATTAGCCGGAGCGCTTATCGGCCTTATAATCGCTAAGCTAAGCGGTGCGAAAAAAGTGCCCTTACTAACCGAATCTCATGAAGTAAAAGCATCCTAA
- a CDS encoding class I SAM-dependent methyltransferase: protein MSINFHDANNKYTYAQRNAHISWDEMIKSITNIQNKQIIDIGCGGGIYTKELALLGAKSVVGLDFSKEILQAAKENCSDFPNISFIHGDAHSVPYPNDTFDIVISRAVIHHLQDIPTFLREASRILKKNGVLIVQDRTIEDCIIPGSPEHIRGYFFSIFPKLIEIESKRRPKTTTIQQELQKYFLHVFPTQTQWEVRKIHDSVEALLQDLSPRTGRSILYELTDHELSQLLQQVQIALQNTSPIIERDRWTIWSAMKL from the coding sequence ATGTCCATTAATTTTCACGATGCAAATAATAAATACACATACGCACAGCGAAACGCCCATATTTCTTGGGACGAAATGATAAAGAGTATTACAAATATACAAAACAAGCAAATAATCGATATCGGCTGTGGTGGCGGTATTTATACGAAAGAACTTGCCCTTTTGGGAGCAAAAAGTGTTGTTGGGCTTGATTTTTCAAAAGAAATATTACAGGCCGCAAAAGAAAATTGTAGCGATTTTCCAAACATTTCTTTCATTCACGGTGATGCACATAGCGTCCCATATCCTAATGATACATTCGACATTGTTATTTCGCGCGCAGTTATTCATCATTTACAAGACATTCCTACATTTCTACGTGAAGCTTCTCGTATATTAAAGAAAAACGGTGTACTCATTGTACAAGATCGAACTATTGAAGATTGCATAATTCCTGGAAGCCCCGAACACATTCGTGGATATTTTTTCTCTATCTTTCCAAAACTTATTGAAATTGAATCAAAAAGACGTCCAAAAACCACCACGATACAACAAGAATTACAAAAATATTTTCTTCACGTGTTCCCTACTCAAACACAATGGGAAGTACGAAAAATACATGATTCTGTAGAGGCATTGCTACAAGATTTATCACCTCGAACAGGTCGATCCATTCTTTACGAATTAACAGATCATGAACTTTCTCAACTTCTACAACAGGTCCAGATCGCATTACAAAACACCTCTCCTATAATTGAAAGAGATCGGTGGACAATTTGGAGTGCCATGAAATTGTAA
- a CDS encoding site-2 protease family protein: protein MKKNKKGLWGIIVAIGLFLLSKLKWVFAIFKLAKFSTVFSMFLSLGAYAVIYGWKFGVALIYLLFIHEMGHLWAAKRKGIPTSPAIFIPFMGALIGMKEMPKNAKDEAYIAYMGPLFGLLSFLPAIPLYIITKEPFWALIILLGSMINFFNLIPVSPLDGGRIISVVSTKIWGAGLIVLLGYSIYFKSILGGFIFIIGCMELYRVIKRDEPIKELGYRIDGMKEYVARLEEELKETGAVHRNIYMMQHEINILRQKEREKELKVGELQKIEVLEHLLPKFEPLDYVPYEDEKETHTIHIREAFEVSERKLQEWDTEKRQQENYYKVDTKTKWTVFACYIGLMAILGYTAYEGYIVLQEHLPRRSV from the coding sequence ATGAAAAAAAATAAAAAAGGATTATGGGGAATTATAGTTGCCATAGGTTTGTTTCTACTTTCTAAGTTAAAGTGGGTATTTGCAATTTTTAAATTAGCGAAATTTTCAACGGTATTTAGTATGTTTCTATCACTTGGTGCATACGCAGTTATATATGGTTGGAAATTTGGAGTAGCGCTCATTTATTTATTGTTTATTCATGAAATGGGTCATTTATGGGCTGCGAAAAGAAAGGGTATACCAACATCGCCAGCAATATTTATTCCATTTATGGGCGCTCTTATTGGGATGAAAGAGATGCCGAAAAATGCAAAAGATGAAGCTTACATCGCCTACATGGGACCTCTTTTCGGGTTGTTGTCATTTTTACCTGCGATTCCACTTTATATAATAACGAAAGAGCCATTTTGGGCATTAATTATTTTACTTGGAAGTATGATTAACTTCTTTAACTTGATTCCAGTTTCTCCATTAGATGGTGGGCGAATTATCTCAGTTGTAAGCACAAAGATTTGGGGAGCGGGCCTTATTGTATTGCTCGGTTATTCCATTTACTTTAAAAGTATTTTGGGAGGATTTATTTTTATTATCGGCTGTATGGAATTATATAGAGTAATAAAGAGAGATGAGCCAATCAAGGAATTAGGATATAGAATTGATGGAATGAAAGAATATGTTGCAAGGCTTGAAGAGGAGTTAAAAGAAACAGGTGCGGTGCATCGAAATATATATATGATGCAACATGAAATAAATATATTAAGGCAAAAAGAAAGAGAGAAAGAATTAAAAGTAGGAGAACTTCAAAAGATTGAAGTGTTAGAGCACCTTTTACCAAAGTTTGAGCCGCTTGATTACGTTCCATATGAAGATGAAAAAGAAACGCATACAATTCATATAAGAGAAGCATTTGAAGTGTCAGAAAGGAAATTACAGGAATGGGATACAGAAAAGAGACAACAAGAAAACTATTATAAAGTGGATACGAAAACGAAATGGACGGTATTTGCTTGTTATATCGGACTAATGGCTATTCTTGGTTATACAGCTTATGAAGGGTACATTGTTTTACAAGAGCATTTGCCAAGGCGAAGTGTGTAG